The uncultured Cohaesibacter sp. region TCCCGATGAAGGCTATGCTAGGGTTGAAGGGCACTATCCGGCGATCGTGGCGCTCTGGCATGGGCAACACTTCATGGTGCCGCTGGTCAAGCGCAAGAATGACCCCTTCAAGGCACTGGTATCGCGCTCTGGCGATGGACATCTTAACAGCGTTGCCGCAGAGGCTCTTGGCGTTGATGTGGTGCGCGGCTCCGGCGGGCGCAATCGCTCCAAGACGCTGACAAAGGGGGGCATCTCCGCGCTGAAGAATCTGGTGTCCTGCCTACGCGAAGGCATTGGTGTCGTGATGACGGTCAATGTGCCCAAAACCGGGGCAAGGGAATGCGGCCTTGGAGTGGTCACGCTGGCCAAGCTGAGCGGACGGCCCATCATTCCGGCTGCCTACGCCTCTTCCTGGCGCATTGATCTTGATACCTGGGACAAGGCATCGATCAATTTGCCCTTCGGCAGGGCTGCCTTCATCATTGGCGAACCGATCTATGTGTCGCGCGAGGCCGATGAGGACGAGTTGGAACGCATGCGCCAATTGGTAGAAGCAGCGCTTAACGAGACCACCCGCAAGGCCTACGAAGCTCTCAAACACTAGCGTTATTGACAACAAGGTGTCTGGCGGCAGTCTGCATGGACAGATGCTCAGAAGGTTTGTTTACCGTTTGGAGCCTCTATGGATAGCCCCTCTTGCAAAAGAGCGTCAACGCTTGCATGTTTGGTCAATCTTGTGTGTAGTGTGCAAGGTTGTATAAAATATAATTGTAAAAATGGCTTGGCCATTCGCTCGGACATTTGTAGCATGCGGCAGCTTTATCGGGGGGCCTCGTGTTAGGGAGGTCAAGCTGTTGATTGTCTCCCCTCCGCCATCTTTTGGACCATAAGTTTAGGCCATAGTGAGGAAAACAGAACGGATAATTGATGGACTGGTCAGGACGATTTGCACTTTCCACCTATC contains the following coding sequences:
- a CDS encoding lysophospholipid acyltransferase family protein, whose translation is MRELKKIFRSKPVLTLGGRLIALWLRLVHATTRMVNDPDEGYARVEGHYPAIVALWHGQHFMVPLVKRKNDPFKALVSRSGDGHLNSVAAEALGVDVVRGSGGRNRSKTLTKGGISALKNLVSCLREGIGVVMTVNVPKTGARECGLGVVTLAKLSGRPIIPAAYASSWRIDLDTWDKASINLPFGRAAFIIGEPIYVSREADEDELERMRQLVEAALNETTRKAYEALKH